The Dendropsophus ebraccatus isolate aDenEbr1 chromosome 3, aDenEbr1.pat, whole genome shotgun sequence genome includes a region encoding these proteins:
- the LOC138786536 gene encoding olfactory receptor 13G1-like, with amino-acid sequence MAFNMNQTSLIQFLLVGLSHYPDLQPLFFTIFLLIYMLAFTGNILITVVISADHRLHTPMYFFLVNLSILDICCTTAAIPKMLEILAVDKKNISYSTCISQLYLFTAALSTELILLTVMAYDRYVAICFPLRYKTIMSRTACVCLAGAAWILGSVNSMTHTCLILKLSFKETNIIDHFFCEIPPVLKLASSDTYVNDVVIVASDVLLGMICFILTVISYTYIISTIMKIKSAEKKKKAFSTCASHLTVVTIFYGGVIYTYVRPAFSNHLEADKVVSALYAIASPVLNPIIYSLRNKEVINAINKTFARKTLWRK; translated from the coding sequence ATGGCATTCAATATGAATCAGACTTCACTTATACAATTCCTCCTTGTAGGCTTGTCCCACTATCCTGATCTCCAGCCCCtcttttttacaatatttttattGATCTACATGTTGGCATTTACTGGGAATATTTTGATAACTGTAGTTATCAGTGCTGATCATCGACTTCACACCCCAATGTATTTCTTTCTTGTTAATCTTTCAATCTTAGATATTTGTTGCACAACTGCTGCCATCCCTAAGATGCTTGAGATACTTGCAGTAGATAAAAAGAACATCTCCTACTCTACTTGCATCTCACAATTATACCTCTTTACTGCAGCACTGAGTACTGAGCTTATTCTTCTGACAGTTATGGCTTATGACAGGTACGTGGCAATCTGCTTCCCTTTACGATACAAGACAATAATGAGCAGAACAGCCTGCGTATGTTTAGCTGGGGCAGCCTGGATTCTGGGCTCTGTGAACTCAATGACACATACGTGTCTTATATTAAAACTCTCCTTTAAGGAAACAAACATTATTGATCACTTTTTCTGTGAGATTCCTCCAGTGCTAAAGTTAGCCAGTTCTGACACCTATGTCAATGATGTTGTTATTGTGGCCTCAGATGTGCTGTTGGGAATGATTTGTTTCATACTGACTGTTATTTCCTATACATATATCATCTCTACAATTATGAAAATTAAATCtgcagaaaagaaaaagaaggcaTTCTCCACCTGTGCCTCTCACCTCACAGTAGTGACTATCTTCTATGGTGGTGTGATCTATACATATGTGCGACCTGCATTCAGCAACCACTTAGAAGCTGACAAAGTCGTATCTGCTCTCTATGCCATAGCATCTCCAGTATTAAACCCAATTATATATAGCCTGAGGAACAAAGAGGTGATCAATGCTATCAATAAAACTTTTGCCAGAAAAACATTGTGGCGTAAGTGA